One part of the Marispirochaeta sp. genome encodes these proteins:
- a CDS encoding ABC transporter permease has product MKGFAAIIKRELKSYLTSPVVYVYIAMFTLVCGYFFYRNFIYFSMLSMQGSYGSSGSMVLNITEAVFAPVHSNYLFVMLILVPLITMRVFSEEKKTGTLELLISFPVRYIDVVLAKLFSAFIVLAFTLALTLLFPLVASMYGRIEVIPVLTSYTGLFLVGLTFVAIGTFFSSLTENQIIAAVLSFGVILLLWAIEWTASFIPGVFGKILSEMSVYNHFRDFNRGVINSNDAIFFINISVFFAGLTLINLQRRTWKS; this is encoded by the coding sequence ATGAAAGGTTTTGCAGCAATCATAAAGCGGGAACTGAAATCTTACTTAACTTCGCCGGTAGTATACGTATACATAGCCATGTTCACCCTGGTGTGCGGCTATTTTTTCTACCGGAATTTTATCTATTTCTCCATGTTGAGCATGCAGGGTTCTTACGGATCCTCCGGTTCCATGGTGCTGAATATAACCGAGGCAGTATTCGCACCTGTTCATTCAAATTACCTCTTCGTAATGCTTATACTGGTTCCCCTGATAACCATGCGGGTCTTCTCCGAGGAAAAAAAGACAGGTACACTTGAGCTGCTTATCAGTTTTCCGGTGCGCTACATCGATGTAGTGCTGGCAAAACTGTTTTCTGCTTTTATAGTATTAGCTTTTACACTTGCTTTAACCCTGTTGTTTCCGCTTGTAGCATCAATGTACGGTCGCATAGAAGTGATTCCGGTGTTGACATCCTATACAGGGCTCTTTTTGGTGGGTCTGACCTTTGTTGCGATAGGAACGTTCTTCTCGTCATTAACAGAGAACCAGATAATCGCCGCCGTCTTATCATTTGGCGTCATTCTGCTGCTGTGGGCAATTGAATGGACCGCTTCGTTTATTCCCGGTGTATTCGGAAAGATTCTTTCGGAAATGTCGGTGTACAACCACTTTCGCGATTTTAACCGGGGGGTTATCAACTCCAACGATGCGATTTTCTTCATTAATATAAGCGTTTTCTTCGCCGGATTAACCCTTATAAATCTGCAGCGGCGTACATGGAAGAGTTAA
- a CDS encoding GldG family protein, producing MATKRSFDYSLIIIPLLLLAILAVVQVLSSRFTVRVDLTDRKLHSLSEKSSNVLRQLDGSSLKATAFFLTDDHNREGTRDLLEQYRQNYPAFEYELVDPSKNPRLVEKYEVGSNGTIVLEYQGRETKVVSQEEESITNAIHRLAVESTSTLYFLTGHGEKTPENGFRNLSESLEGEHYLARELLLLREEKIPEDADCIVIAGVREALSEREVQLVTRYLEDGGSVLFLIDPYRRTGLEEYLRESGIGLGVDTIVDERSQVMGGDYLFPIVSDYGRHSITESIDLITFFPIARSLTINEETPGDLQINVLARTGADTWAEMDYSALGDGKTRFDPDTDNPGPLTIGAALTFGNPEDEKSGRMVIFGDSDFASDDYIDVSGNKDLIMNTFAWLTSDPSLIGIRSRDPSHTPIILTEEQTRIVFWLLIVLLPALAACAGIGVWLVSRWKR from the coding sequence ATGGCGACTAAACGATCTTTTGATTATTCATTAATTATTATTCCCCTTTTATTATTGGCGATCCTGGCTGTTGTCCAGGTTCTTTCGTCCCGCTTTACCGTAAGGGTGGACCTGACTGACCGAAAACTGCACAGTCTCTCAGAGAAAAGCAGCAATGTACTTCGTCAACTGGATGGATCTTCTCTGAAGGCTACGGCCTTCTTTCTTACCGATGATCATAACCGGGAAGGGACCAGGGACCTGCTGGAACAGTACAGGCAGAACTATCCTGCCTTCGAGTACGAGCTTGTAGACCCTTCTAAAAACCCGCGGCTGGTCGAAAAATACGAGGTCGGCAGCAATGGTACCATCGTATTGGAGTACCAGGGACGGGAAACTAAGGTAGTAAGCCAGGAAGAGGAATCGATTACCAATGCAATACACCGTCTTGCTGTAGAATCGACAAGTACCCTTTACTTTTTGACCGGACATGGAGAAAAAACCCCTGAAAACGGTTTCAGAAACCTGTCGGAGTCTCTGGAAGGGGAGCATTACCTTGCCCGTGAACTTCTGCTGCTGCGGGAAGAAAAGATTCCGGAAGATGCTGACTGCATAGTTATTGCCGGAGTCCGCGAAGCACTTTCTGAGCGTGAGGTTCAGCTTGTTACCAGGTATCTCGAAGACGGCGGCAGCGTACTGTTCCTGATCGATCCATACCGCAGGACAGGTCTCGAAGAGTATCTGCGTGAATCCGGAATAGGCCTTGGAGTCGACACTATCGTCGACGAACGGAGCCAGGTAATGGGGGGAGATTATCTTTTTCCCATTGTATCTGACTATGGTCGCCACAGCATAACTGAATCTATTGATCTGATTACCTTTTTCCCAATAGCACGATCCCTTACAATAAACGAAGAGACTCCCGGGGATTTGCAAATAAACGTTCTTGCACGCACCGGAGCAGACACATGGGCAGAGATGGACTATTCCGCCCTGGGAGATGGGAAAACCCGCTTTGATCCTGATACGGATAATCCGGGACCCCTTACTATAGGTGCAGCCTTGACCTTCGGTAATCCGGAGGATGAAAAAAGCGGAAGAATGGTCATTTTTGGAGATTCGGATTTTGCATCTGACGATTATATTGATGTATCCGGTAATAAAGATCTTATCATGAACACCTTTGCCTGGCTTACCAGCGATCCGAGCCTGATAGGAATTCGTTCCCGGGATCCAAGCCACACTCCCATAATTCTGACCGAAGAGCAAACCAGGATAGTTTTTTGGTTGCTTATTGTGCTACTTCCCGCCCTCGCTGCCTGTGCAGGAATTGGTGTATGGCTGGTTTCCCGATGGAAAAGATAA
- a CDS encoding DUF4340 domain-containing protein — protein sequence MAGFPMEKIKPVLLLTGILSLLLILLFVTGNTNKEKERKVVSLITLDPDTISALSIKTGNRPAIQLSRTEGSWVIQEPLYSLASRKTMDSVIETLDKLVGIPLDMDRDSDLNEFGLQGKNTITVKTVDHQGNEQSFSLGNQIPLDVGYVYTYVPSSGEFYKAYKDARSVFDLPLEDFRDKTVVDISINSIESVKISGTLPGDMSPVIVEKQPPWWEITGPKAAPGNNGKVKELLEGILSLRTNDFPESFEENEGKSPELRIRFTSADGSAETVSFYSDYGDDLQYVKSDRVPYALGIPRGVIENLPVRFDELRSKAVLRFDPSVIREIILDADTERITLQKEEDRWYIASAKDIPVDESAVRHLINLLTLREVEDISANRELKKSDTSIRLRVLLREENGAEHTVELGETGERDFVPGFSSFRDRPFIVPAEFFDHFQIDTDFFEDKHLLSFESRNIGSVQIRGNREDITLTKSGSDWLLTEPERSAADSPKSWGLVFALEKLVYEERISPAEFGTSGFSADNPDYSISIKDSNGKEQGKLDLWLFKAEGEAVAVSSYRDGFFLISGELLENIPVDHRELMYRK from the coding sequence ATGGCTGGTTTCCCGATGGAAAAGATAAAGCCTGTACTGCTTTTAACGGGAATACTTTCACTTTTGCTTATTCTCCTTTTTGTGACCGGAAATACGAACAAGGAGAAGGAGCGAAAGGTCGTTTCTCTTATCACACTTGATCCCGATACTATTTCTGCGTTGTCTATTAAAACCGGTAATCGCCCGGCAATACAGTTATCCAGAACCGAAGGCAGCTGGGTTATCCAGGAACCTCTCTACAGTCTGGCCTCACGTAAAACCATGGATTCTGTAATTGAAACCCTGGATAAGCTGGTCGGAATACCCCTGGATATGGACAGGGATTCTGACCTTAATGAGTTCGGATTACAGGGAAAAAATACCATTACGGTAAAGACTGTTGACCATCAGGGGAATGAACAATCCTTCTCCCTGGGAAATCAGATTCCCCTGGATGTGGGCTATGTTTACACGTATGTACCTTCCAGCGGAGAATTCTACAAAGCATATAAAGACGCCCGAAGTGTATTTGATTTACCACTTGAGGATTTCCGGGATAAAACAGTCGTAGACATCTCAATCAACAGCATAGAATCTGTCAAAATAAGCGGTACTCTACCTGGAGATATGAGTCCTGTGATTGTGGAAAAACAACCGCCCTGGTGGGAGATTACCGGCCCCAAGGCAGCTCCGGGAAATAATGGAAAAGTGAAAGAACTGCTTGAAGGTATTCTCTCCCTCCGGACAAATGATTTTCCCGAATCCTTCGAAGAAAATGAGGGAAAAAGTCCGGAACTCAGGATCAGGTTTACCAGCGCTGACGGCAGCGCTGAAACCGTATCATTCTATTCCGATTATGGGGATGATCTTCAGTATGTAAAATCTGACCGCGTACCCTACGCATTGGGAATACCCCGGGGTGTTATTGAAAACCTTCCAGTACGTTTTGATGAGCTGCGGTCCAAAGCGGTTTTGCGTTTTGATCCATCCGTCATACGAGAGATCATTCTGGATGCAGACACAGAAAGGATAACACTGCAAAAAGAGGAAGACCGGTGGTATATAGCCTCAGCAAAAGATATCCCCGTTGATGAATCCGCAGTTCGGCATCTTATCAATCTTCTTACCCTGAGAGAAGTTGAGGATATTTCTGCAAACAGGGAGCTCAAAAAGAGTGACACGTCTATTCGATTACGTGTTCTGCTCCGCGAAGAGAACGGTGCTGAACACACAGTTGAACTGGGAGAAACAGGAGAACGCGATTTTGTTCCCGGTTTTTCATCATTTCGAGATCGTCCTTTTATTGTACCGGCGGAGTTTTTTGATCATTTTCAAATAGACACCGATTTCTTCGAAGACAAACATCTGCTATCCTTCGAGTCCCGGAATATCGGCTCTGTGCAGATCCGTGGAAACAGGGAAGATATAACCCTTACGAAATCCGGTTCTGACTGGCTGCTGACAGAACCCGAACGCAGTGCGGCAGATTCGCCTAAATCCTGGGGTCTTGTCTTTGCCCTGGAAAAGCTTGTCTATGAAGAAAGGATATCCCCTGCTGAGTTTGGTACAAGCGGCTTCTCTGCTGATAATCCCGATTACAGCATCTCGATTAAAGATTCCAACGGGAAAGAGCAGGGCAAACTTGACCTGTGGCTCTTTAAAGCAGAGGGAGAAGCCGTTGCGGTGTCTTCCTACAGGGACGGATTCTTTCTTATAAGCGGTGAACTTCTGGAAAATATCCCCGTCGACCACAGGGAATTAATGTACCGGAAATAG
- a CDS encoding SDR family oxidoreductase — translation MKDSLFSVENKVTLVSGASRGIGYELAHGFAMRGARVIITGRKMETLQDAAARIKESAGADVDTLVCDVSSVDEIRETVAAVRNKHGRIDTLLNVAGLTVRKPAEEYTPEEFDFVTNVDIRGAFFMAQEVGKVMIKQKSGTQVHVESYNTFSPLTRVMPYVISKFGMHGMIKALASEWGEYGIRVNGIGPGFILTDFNRSLWSQPVMKDWAMEHTPLRRFGEVEDMIGTVVFLASDASSFITGQTVYIDGGLSACTPWPIDKAST, via the coding sequence ATGAAGGACAGCCTTTTTTCAGTTGAAAATAAAGTAACCCTTGTTTCCGGTGCAAGTCGAGGAATCGGATATGAGTTGGCCCATGGTTTTGCCATGCGGGGCGCCAGGGTAATTATTACCGGTCGTAAAATGGAAACCCTGCAGGATGCGGCGGCCAGAATAAAAGAGTCTGCCGGCGCCGACGTTGATACCCTGGTTTGCGATGTATCCAGTGTCGATGAGATCCGTGAAACAGTTGCTGCTGTTCGGAACAAACATGGACGAATCGATACACTGCTCAACGTAGCAGGCTTAACAGTGCGTAAACCCGCAGAAGAGTACACTCCCGAAGAGTTTGATTTTGTTACCAATGTCGATATCCGGGGCGCGTTCTTTATGGCCCAGGAAGTCGGTAAGGTAATGATAAAGCAGAAGAGCGGTACCCAGGTTCATGTTGAGTCATATAATACCTTCTCACCCCTGACCAGGGTTATGCCCTATGTTATCAGCAAGTTTGGAATGCATGGAATGATCAAGGCACTTGCTTCCGAATGGGGCGAGTATGGAATACGTGTAAATGGAATCGGTCCTGGATTTATTCTTACTGATTTCAACCGTTCCCTCTGGTCACAGCCTGTTATGAAGGATTGGGCTATGGAACATACCCCTCTACGACGTTTTGGTGAGGTTGAGGATATGATTGGAACCGTGGTCTTCCTTGCCTCAGACGCGTCGTCATTCATAACAGGTCAGACGGTATATATTGACGGAGGTTTGTCTGCCTGTACGCCGTGGCCTATTGATAAAGCATCGACATAA
- a CDS encoding sugar phosphate isomerase/epimerase family protein — MSTPYLSLAVSEEKLGDNAPVLFQDGIIRGMQSAKDLGFTGVEIHIRNPGQIDEDSLLAAEKDLDIKICAVGTGLEYGLNKLSFTSDNPEIRQKTRKRFMEHIDLASKLNASVFVGLCRGTAPDYASIQPYLERFAQELLPLQEYADSKQVVLTLEPIAYYMTNLLNTVDDCLDFMARPGFEKLQLLLDTHHMFLEDKDMYGAAFDKCAGKIGHFHVSDSNRRHPGAGNVDFDKVAEKLKQIGYDRPVSLEVLPHPSGTEASRLCMEWMRRYWQIGIK, encoded by the coding sequence ATGAGTACACCATATTTAAGCCTGGCTGTCTCCGAGGAAAAACTCGGAGACAACGCCCCTGTTCTTTTTCAGGACGGAATAATCAGGGGAATGCAGTCTGCCAAAGATCTTGGATTTACCGGAGTTGAAATTCATATTCGCAATCCCGGGCAAATAGACGAAGATTCCCTGTTGGCCGCGGAAAAGGACCTGGATATCAAGATATGCGCTGTAGGAACCGGCCTTGAGTACGGTTTGAACAAGCTCAGCTTTACTTCCGACAATCCCGAGATCCGGCAGAAAACCAGGAAGCGTTTTATGGAGCATATCGACCTTGCGAGCAAACTTAATGCTTCAGTTTTTGTTGGCCTTTGCCGCGGAACTGCTCCGGATTACGCCTCCATTCAGCCGTATCTCGAACGTTTTGCCCAGGAGCTTCTGCCGCTGCAGGAGTATGCTGATTCAAAGCAGGTTGTTCTTACCCTTGAACCCATTGCCTACTACATGACTAACCTTCTGAATACTGTAGATGATTGCCTTGATTTTATGGCCCGCCCGGGTTTTGAAAAGCTTCAGCTTCTGCTGGACACCCATCATATGTTTCTGGAAGATAAGGACATGTATGGTGCTGCCTTCGACAAATGCGCCGGCAAGATCGGTCATTTCCATGTTTCAGACAGCAACCGGCGTCATCCCGGTGCGGGTAATGTCGATTTCGACAAGGTAGCGGAAAAACTGAAGCAGATCGGCTATGACCGTCCTGTCTCCCTGGAGGTGCTGCCCCACCCTTCAGGCACAGAGGCTTCACGCCTGTGTATGGAATGGATGCGGCGTTACTGGCAGATAGGCATAAAATAG
- a CDS encoding transaldolase family protein — protein sequence MATNPYLTWMAENTPTQWCNDSAILSDLNSALEDGAVGCTTNPPLSFETLSTHPDDFEREYKNLDVSAKCNDRAVELIGVVVRTIASILKNRAPWKDEQFGYVRAQVQPALGKDKDAMLEMGKKLSSFGKNVMVKIPCTTAGIWTLEELAALGIPTTPTVCLTVSQFIAVGEAYERGRARAEKAGIKPGPSTAALVMGRLQDYLTVLNEVRGAGLSFYDLESAALAVTKRCYQENVKRGFKQKLMPAAFRSPRQVEQLVGSDVVMTIHPKVQKTLLEADEKGEIKRGNFIDDPADKAALDRVAKALPEFTQALEPGAIAVGEFDFHGGTVMTLQGFDLTGWQKLLTL from the coding sequence ATGGCAACTAATCCGTATCTTACATGGATGGCCGAAAACACCCCTACCCAGTGGTGTAACGATTCGGCTATTTTATCTGATCTTAATTCCGCCCTTGAGGACGGAGCTGTCGGTTGTACGACCAACCCTCCTCTCTCTTTTGAAACCCTCAGTACTCACCCTGACGACTTCGAGAGAGAGTACAAGAATCTCGATGTATCCGCAAAATGCAACGACCGGGCTGTCGAGCTTATTGGAGTGGTTGTTCGCACCATTGCATCCATCCTCAAGAACCGTGCTCCCTGGAAGGATGAACAGTTCGGTTACGTCCGGGCGCAGGTCCAGCCGGCTCTTGGAAAAGACAAGGACGCCATGCTGGAGATGGGTAAAAAGCTCTCTTCCTTTGGAAAGAACGTAATGGTAAAGATTCCCTGCACAACTGCTGGTATCTGGACCCTCGAAGAGCTGGCAGCCCTGGGAATTCCTACAACACCAACAGTTTGTTTGACCGTTTCACAGTTTATTGCCGTTGGTGAAGCCTACGAACGGGGAAGGGCACGTGCGGAAAAAGCGGGTATTAAACCGGGACCATCAACGGCCGCTCTTGTTATGGGCCGTCTGCAGGATTACCTGACCGTGCTGAACGAGGTTCGCGGAGCAGGTCTCTCCTTCTATGACCTTGAAAGCGCTGCTTTGGCAGTGACCAAGAGATGTTACCAGGAAAACGTAAAACGCGGCTTCAAGCAGAAGCTGATGCCCGCTGCCTTCCGCAGTCCACGTCAGGTAGAACAGTTAGTAGGCAGCGATGTTGTTATGACAATCCACCCGAAGGTCCAGAAAACACTGTTGGAAGCTGATGAAAAGGGCGAAATCAAGCGGGGAAACTTTATCGATGATCCTGCTGACAAGGCCGCTCTGGACCGGGTGGCGAAAGCCCTGCCAGAGTTTACCCAGGCCCTTGAGCCCGGGGCGATCGCTGTTGGTGAGTTCGATTTCCATGGCGGAACGGTTATGACCCTGCAGGGATTCGATCTTACCGGCTGGCAAAAATTGCTTACCCTGTAA
- a CDS encoding SDR family NAD(P)-dependent oxidoreductase, translating to MPRTVVITGASKGIGKQTARVFATAGDQVVIFDIDKEKGDEFSWEQKKAGKKVDFSALDITRPADIQHAVDSVVGQYGGIDVLVNCAGILDLHSFADTTEDVWDLVMGINLKGAFLLTQAVLPYMTKAKSGRIVNISSSAGRTGGVKTGVSYSVSKAGVIGLTKTLARMAAPDKVTVNCIAPGTTNTEMARQFSSEETEAILRQVPLKSLVDPEDIAQAVFFLASDAAKMITGICLDINGGIYMG from the coding sequence ATGCCGCGAACAGTTGTTATAACCGGAGCGTCCAAGGGAATTGGAAAGCAGACAGCCCGGGTTTTTGCCACTGCCGGAGACCAGGTTGTTATTTTTGATATAGACAAAGAAAAGGGAGACGAATTCAGCTGGGAACAAAAAAAGGCAGGGAAGAAGGTTGACTTCTCAGCTCTTGATATTACCCGGCCAGCTGATATCCAGCATGCAGTGGATTCAGTAGTCGGGCAATACGGCGGAATAGACGTCCTGGTCAACTGTGCAGGGATTCTCGATCTGCACAGTTTTGCAGATACCACCGAGGATGTGTGGGACCTGGTTATGGGAATAAACCTGAAAGGCGCATTTCTGCTTACTCAGGCGGTACTTCCGTATATGACAAAAGCAAAATCAGGCCGCATAGTTAACATATCCTCATCTGCGGGACGTACGGGAGGAGTAAAAACCGGTGTATCCTACTCCGTATCTAAAGCAGGGGTAATAGGACTTACCAAAACCCTGGCCCGCATGGCGGCTCCGGACAAGGTAACAGTAAACTGTATCGCTCCGGGGACAACAAATACCGAGATGGCCCGCCAGTTCAGCAGCGAAGAAACAGAAGCTATTTTAAGGCAGGTTCCTTTAAAGAGTCTGGTCGACCCTGAAGATATTGCGCAAGCAGTATTCTTCCTGGCTTCGGACGCCGCTAAAATGATTACCGGAATTTGTCTTGATATAAATGGCGGCATTTACATGGGATAA
- a CDS encoding FadR/GntR family transcriptional regulator yields MTKKAGLEPIVKEPLKKALMKQLTRFIWNDLEDGDKLPTEKELSDQLQVGRSSIREALRSIEAMGLLEVHRGSGYYVTKKTGNLIRGPIELVLSQDTQPLFEIIEARAIFESALADLIIQRISDKEITEAEAAVQELKENVDNPDKALAADHRFHKILYEAVHNTVVFHIHDLVSQIIKNIPGSYLHSRDYTEDTYYFHDKMLQALRNRDGNALREAINAHNKWIYKVFKLEI; encoded by the coding sequence ATGACGAAAAAAGCTGGTCTTGAGCCGATTGTAAAAGAGCCCCTTAAAAAGGCCTTAATGAAACAACTTACACGCTTTATATGGAACGATCTTGAAGATGGTGACAAGCTCCCAACGGAAAAGGAGCTTTCCGACCAACTGCAGGTCGGGAGAAGCTCGATCCGCGAGGCCCTGCGCTCTATAGAAGCCATGGGATTACTCGAGGTTCACCGGGGTTCAGGTTATTATGTAACCAAGAAAACCGGAAATCTTATCCGGGGCCCAATCGAACTTGTCCTGTCTCAGGACACCCAGCCTCTTTTCGAAATTATAGAAGCCAGGGCAATCTTTGAGTCCGCTTTAGCCGATCTGATCATTCAACGAATATCGGATAAGGAAATTACTGAAGCCGAAGCCGCTGTGCAGGAATTGAAAGAGAATGTAGACAATCCCGACAAAGCCCTGGCGGCGGATCATCGTTTTCATAAAATTCTCTACGAGGCAGTTCACAACACGGTAGTATTTCATATCCACGATCTTGTTAGTCAGATTATCAAGAACATACCGGGAAGTTACCTTCATTCAAGGGATTACACCGAAGATACCTACTATTTTCATGACAAAATGCTGCAGGCACTTAGAAACCGTGACGGCAATGCTCTGCGCGAGGCTATAAACGCACACAACAAGTGGATTTACAAGGTATTCAAACTGGAAATATAA
- a CDS encoding M48 family metallopeptidase, protein MDNNQIVILYITLLSAEFLFSLLLQFLNLHKLKQAQISGPYAEEWVREHYDRELFSTALVYNRDRTVFSILALTINIILIFWLVLWGIPGIFEDFFIHLFDSFYIVGIGTVFSTAFLITVPGIALRAYSVFVIEERHGFNRMNCRLFIQDIVKSGFLTLILALPLSFAILWLVRSLGPMWWLYSFMLTALLQLLIAFVFPVLIAPLFYRFTPLEDGPLKERLQVLTDRTGFIFKSIQVIDGSRRSAHSNAFFSGFGSSRRIALFDTLMDSLSNEQIEAVVAHELGHAALRHTIRQVVSSLFILFGAFALLGQMLNWDGLFPVFGFQSASVYALLVIVLFFSSPVTFWLSPLASFFSRRREYAADAFAQEYCGDYRPLADGLVKLHQNNKSNPVPHPLYSFFHFSHPTVPERIAAMKKRSLESGRDTTSP, encoded by the coding sequence ATGGACAACAATCAAATTGTTATACTATATATCACACTGCTCTCCGCGGAATTTCTTTTTTCTCTGTTACTTCAATTCTTAAATCTGCACAAACTAAAACAGGCTCAAATTTCCGGTCCCTATGCAGAAGAGTGGGTCCGGGAGCATTATGACAGGGAACTTTTTTCTACGGCACTTGTATACAACAGGGACCGCACTGTTTTTTCAATACTTGCGCTTACTATCAATATTATTCTTATCTTTTGGCTGGTACTTTGGGGAATACCGGGAATATTCGAAGATTTCTTTATTCATCTTTTTGATAGTTTTTACATAGTAGGTATCGGTACCGTATTCAGTACAGCCTTTCTGATTACTGTTCCAGGTATCGCATTACGGGCGTATTCCGTTTTTGTCATAGAGGAACGGCACGGTTTTAACCGTATGAACTGCAGGCTTTTTATTCAGGATATTGTAAAAAGCGGATTTCTGACCCTTATCCTGGCACTGCCTTTGTCGTTTGCTATTTTATGGCTGGTACGGAGCCTCGGACCAATGTGGTGGCTCTACAGTTTCATGCTGACAGCGCTGTTGCAACTTCTTATTGCTTTTGTGTTTCCCGTACTGATTGCCCCGCTCTTCTATCGTTTTACCCCTTTGGAAGATGGTCCGCTGAAAGAGCGTTTGCAGGTGCTGACTGATAGAACAGGGTTCATCTTCAAATCTATTCAAGTCATCGACGGCAGCCGCAGAAGCGCTCATTCCAACGCCTTTTTCTCCGGATTCGGCTCTTCCAGGCGGATAGCTTTGTTTGATACCTTGATGGATTCACTCTCAAACGAGCAGATCGAGGCTGTTGTTGCTCATGAACTGGGACACGCTGCACTGCGTCACACTATCAGACAGGTCGTCAGCTCCCTGTTCATTCTTTTTGGTGCCTTTGCCCTCTTAGGACAGATGTTGAACTGGGATGGACTCTTCCCGGTTTTTGGTTTTCAGTCCGCGTCTGTCTATGCCCTGCTGGTTATTGTTCTCTTTTTCAGCTCGCCTGTAACTTTCTGGCTGTCGCCACTTGCATCCTTTTTTTCGCGCCGCAGGGAGTATGCCGCAGATGCTTTTGCACAGGAGTACTGCGGGGATTACCGGCCCCTTGCTGACGGGCTGGTAAAGCTCCATCAGAATAACAAATCAAATCCGGTTCCTCATCCACTCTACAGCTTTTTTCACTTCAGCCACCCTACAGTGCCGGAAAGAATCGCGGCGATGAAAAAGCGTTCGTTGGAGAGCGGCAGGGATACTACCAGCCCTTGA